One Triplophysa rosa linkage group LG8, Trosa_1v2, whole genome shotgun sequence genomic window, TGGTCTGGATCCAGCTGATGCTGATTGGACCAGAGAATTTATCAGTGATGTGGAAggtcaatatattttaaagacatttatatagcaAATAAATTCTCTATTATAGCATTCTCTGTTGTCCTCCATTATATCTCTACCACTCAGTTCCCTTCTTTTTGTCTTGTAGACCCCGGCCGCTGGGCAGAGGAGTACCTTGAGCAATCAGAGGAGAAGTTGTGGCTGGGAGATTTGGGAGATAGAGAGCAAGACAAAGAATGGTATTTTATGTAGTGTGAAATAGTACACAAGGTTGAACTACATTGGTTAACTGACTAGTTGATATAGCCTTAGACATCCTTTGGACACTGTAGTGCAgagaaaatattatattatgacGTTTTGACTTGTGGAAATGAGTTACTATTCACCCATTATATCCTGTGCGAACTCTAATATATTTTGATCCGACCAGGACACAAGAATATCAGGCAGGGGATGAACTAAGGCAGACAGCAAATGAGCTCCTTGCCAAAGTGGATGATCCTAAACTAAAGAACACAGAGGTGAGAGGAACATGAAGCACGTCACTGCACTAGCACTGGGCTGTGTTGTTTTCAAGAACACTTTAGTCAACGTCCATACAGAAATAGATGACCAAACATGCATACTATATTATGCACCTGAAATGCATTAACAAATGAGTTGGGGAACATATTTATGATCTGATTATTTTGTTGAACACTTTGACTAAAGTATAACCTTTGCAGTGTTGTCTGGAATATCACATCACACAAATGATCTGTCACGAGACATCACTTGAGTTCAAATAAACGGTTAATGTGGTCTCAGTGGATCCCTTTACATCGTAGAGCTTTTGTGAACCTACAGTATGCTCTTTGTAATGTGGAtgatattcaattcaattcaattcaattttatttatatagcggttttcacaatgtgcattgttccaaagcagctttacaggagcaaataagaaaaacacagaaaggtaaaacacagcacagtgcatggtgtttatagaccaagcaagatcattataataaataatatctaataaataaatgaataaataaataaataaatgcagtctcccggtgagcaagccaacactgcactgctctgctgtggcgaggaacccaaactccaatgctgattATTAGATTTAGGTTAGttatggttcacccaaaaataaaaatgctgttatcatttattcatcctcaagTTATTCAGAACCGAAAGACTCTTTTGTGgaacataaaataacatattttgagaaatgtctcagtggttttgtgtccatacaatggaagtcaatggggggcagtgTTTTTGgttccttaaaatatcttttgtgttctggagaagaaagcaagtcatacaagtttggaatgacatgagggtaagtaaatgatgaaaaaccttcatttttggggtaaactgtctctttaaaaaattatattccggttttattttgtcttctggCAGATGATAAAGTGATGTCACGTTTTTCACCTTTTCATGGTCATTGCTTCACCTTTTTGGTTTCCTCTGTCGTTTCTATTTAACTCTGCTCATGCTTTATCGTGTGCTGTAATTTGGGAAATTTAAACGTCTTTGGCTGTGTTTCCTTCCTCTCTGTGGTTTACTTGTGACTGAACCCAACTGTCAAGAAACCAGTGGTGgacttgtatgtgtgtgtgtttgttgttagCTGTAGATGTGTAATAgctgttattgttgttgttattgtgtaGTTCCTGCGGTTCATTAGGCAGATTGGCGAGGGCAGTGTGACTGTGGAGGACAGAGCAGGAAAAGAGCTCACTGATAGAACACAGGCCAAGGAGGCACAACACTGGGCCTCCAGCCTCAACCAGGTACGAGCCCTTCCCATCTCCTCCAATAGAGGAAACGCTCTGAAGGGTGCAACTTTAGCCTCCTGGCAGACTTCTTGGCTCTGGCTCTTCTTGAGCTGCTAGGCAGATTTAGCCAGAAGAACTACATAGAATATTGGATGTCTTTACCAGTATGCGCTCTTGGGTATTAAATGATCACAAATGTCTGGGACTATGCTTGGAAACTAGCTTTAAAAAATTAGTTTCTTAGTTAGTTAGTTTAAAATTAGTTCACTTTTAGTTTCTTAAcagtttttttggttttatccTATGGTTCAAACAAGCAATAGTTTAATTGTTAATAACCCCTTTTTCCTTTGGTCATGGAAGCTTATCATGACATCATCTTGACTTTAACTTGATTTTAACCTTTTAAATTCCGTCCATATCTAAAATCTAAACATCCCACTTTCCTCAACAATAATTCCTTACACCGAATATCCATAAATTCCCCTCCCTACCCTCCGTCCTATACTGGCTGCTCAGTACCTGAAATCAGGGGAAGGGACTGTGCACGTGGAAACTCAAGAGGGCAAAAAGaagaatgacaaaattaaagctAAACAGGCAGAGCAATGGGCTACTTTCACCAGACAGGTAGGACCACAGTAATGCAGTAGCCCTGCAGTTGTCtttcattttagtttagtcATTTTTGTTAACTAGCCCCTGCCGAGCAAACCACATTGACCCCAAAGTACGCAATCAAACCGTTGCTTTAATAGTGCTTTTATAATCAGCATCACAGCACGGCACAAGACTTTTACAGCTAATACCCCTCTCGCAACTCTTGAGACCATACCGACTTCCTATCGAAGTTACCTTTAGAGAACATTGCTTGCTATCTTTAGTTAGAAGAAAGATGGATGAATGATGGTGAGAAGTTTTTCATGCTCTGTCAGCCTAATCTTTCCTTTTTCCCAATACATCTTTTCTTTATTCCCCCACTCTCATTCATCACAATCTGTGTTGTTCTTTTTCCTTTTGCTGAGTAGTGTTTAAGCATTGCAGGCTTAGTAATGTATTTTGGAGACTGCTAACAGGCCGGCATGTCGATGTGCTCTGTAGGTTTCGGCAGATTCAGCAGAATCTTGGGTGGATGAGTTCGCAACTTATGGGCCAGATTTTCAACAGGCCAAGGCAGCAGTGGAAGTGAGACGGATTTTACACTCACATttgaacttaaagggatacttcacccaaaaatgaaaattctgtcatcatttactcgccttcgagttgttccaaatctgtaaaaatgtctttgttctgatgaacacagagaaagatatttggaagaatgcttataaccaaacaggtcttgccccccattgactcccatagtaggaaaaatgactttatctttttttttgttctgttgtacacaaaaacattttgaggaatgtaggacagcaaacagttctggggcgctTTTGTCTTCCATTGTATTTCTtcctacaatggaagtcaatggggggcaaaatctgtctggttataagcattcttccaaatatatttctctgtgttcatcggaggtcagtaaatgatggcataattttcatttttgggtgaagtatccctttaatattcagacatacataaaaattaatttgcgtttgtgtgttttgttttgtgtgaatTTAGAGTGATGTTGATTTCTGGGAGAAGCTCCAGCAGGAGTGGGAGGAAATGGCAAAGAGGGATGCAGAAGCTCACCCTTGGCTCTCTGACTTTGACCAGATGCTCAGTAGCTCTTATGACAAGGTACCGTAATATATAGACACTTCAAAAACTTGTATTCAACTTTAGCTAGCAAAACTGTCAgcataaaacaatgttataaacGTCATTCTTTCATGCCGATTGTCCCATCACATAGGGATATCAGTTTGAAGAAGACAACCCCTACATGTCCCACGAGGATCCATTTGCTGAGGGCGTGAAGAGAATGCAAGCAGGGGACATTCCAGGAGCCGTGCGACTCTTTGAGAGCGCCGTGCAGAGACAGCCAGACAACCAGCTGGTCAGAGCCACATACGAATAATTATTTATCATCAACCAAAAACTGATGATACATTATGCCTCAAGAGATTCTAGCTGTGTTCTGCGTTCCTTGGCTTTGAAAACTGCTGACTGTGTATGTGATAATTCTGCAGGCTTGGCAATATCTAGGCACCTGCCAGGCAGAGAACGAGCAAGAGTTTGCCGCTATCAGCGCCCTCCGGAGGTAAAAATTATAACTGCAGTTTGCAAAGCAGTTCAGTTTGGTATAAATCTGACGGAgtatatttcttatttattgTGTTCAGATGTATTGAGCTAAAGAAGGACAATCTAACAGCCCTCATGGCACTAGCTGTGAGCTTCACCAATGAGTCACTGCACAGGCAGGCCTGCGAGACTCTTCGGGATTGGTTGAGGCACAACCCTAAATACCGGAATATCTTGGAGCAGCATGAGCGAGAGAaggcgagggagagagacaaagagagggagagatttgGATCCCTTCTGCCAGAGTAACATTCTTCAATGAATTATTGGATTTATCCTATAGGCTGTATTTTTGTGGTATAATGTCctgggttgtgtgtgtgtggggggggttaTGTTGTCTTTTATTAAAACTTACATCATCTGTGTTGTTCTTTCTCTTCTACAGAGCACTGTTTAATGAAGTTCAGTCGTTGTTTCTGAGTGCAGCGGCCGCTGATCCCACACAGGTGGACCCTGAGCTGCAGTGTGGGCTGGGAGTTCTCTTCAACCTGAGCGGAGAGTATGACAAGGCTGTGGACTGTTTCACAGCAGCTCTGTCTGTCACACCACAGGTCTGTTTAATCACATCACAACCCTGTTTACACCTGTGTCTCTGCTAATCAGATCAGGCGGTCTGGTGGGATGGACACGTTTACACCTTGT contains:
- the pex5 gene encoding peroxisomal biogenesis factor 5 isoform X1, which gives rise to MAMRELVEAECGAANPLMKLTGHMTQEGGAWRHRSTPTIPPTPIEIATEEELVSEFLQGPQRPPHSFDMGQLLEEMQQIDQQSYRQAPQRAPDVAALALSGDWAAEFLSNADSAASPGQAGLDPADADWTREFISDVEDPGRWAEEYLEQSEEKLWLGDLGDREQDKEWTQEYQAGDELRQTANELLAKVDDPKLKNTEFLRFIRQIGEGSVTVEDRAGKELTDRTQAKEAQHWASSLNQVSADSAESWVDEFATYGPDFQQAKAAVESDVDFWEKLQQEWEEMAKRDAEAHPWLSDFDQMLSSSYDKGYQFEEDNPYMSHEDPFAEGVKRMQAGDIPGAVRLFESAVQRQPDNQLAWQYLGTCQAENEQEFAAISALRRCIELKKDNLTALMALAVSFTNESLHRQACETLRDWLRHNPKYRNILEQHEREKARERDKERERFGSLLPEALFNEVQSLFLSAAAADPTQVDPELQCGLGVLFNLSGEYDKAVDCFTAALSVTPQDYLLWNKLGATLANGNHSEEAVAAYRQALELQPGFVRSRYNLGISCVNLGAHREAVEHFLEALSLQKQAAGDGEGGAGRGPGAAATVMSDNIWSTLRMALSMMGESSLYAAADRRDLDTLMRHFCHREGETE
- the pex5 gene encoding peroxisomal biogenesis factor 5 isoform X2, translated to MAMRELVEAECGAANPLMKLTGHMTQEGGAWRHRSTPTIPPTPIEIATEEELVSEFLQGPQRPPHSFDMGQLLEEMQQIDQQSYRQAPQRAPDVAALALSGDWAAEFLSNADSAASPGQAGLDPADADWTREFISDVEDPGRWAEEYLEQSEEKLWLGDLGDREQDKEWTQEYQAGDELRQTANELLAKVDDPKLKNTEVSADSAESWVDEFATYGPDFQQAKAAVESDVDFWEKLQQEWEEMAKRDAEAHPWLSDFDQMLSSSYDKGYQFEEDNPYMSHEDPFAEGVKRMQAGDIPGAVRLFESAVQRQPDNQLAWQYLGTCQAENEQEFAAISALRRCIELKKDNLTALMALAVSFTNESLHRQACETLRDWLRHNPKYRNILEQHEREKARERDKERERFGSLLPEALFNEVQSLFLSAAAADPTQVDPELQCGLGVLFNLSGEYDKAVDCFTAALSVTPQDYLLWNKLGATLANGNHSEEAVAAYRQALELQPGFVRSRYNLGISCVNLGAHREAVEHFLEALSLQKQAAGDGEGGAGRGPGAAATVMSDNIWSTLRMALSMMGESSLYAAADRRDLDTLMRHFCHREGETE
- the pex5 gene encoding peroxisomal biogenesis factor 5 isoform X3, yielding MAMRELVEAECGAANPLMKLTGHMTQEGGAWRHRSTPTIPPTPIEIATEEELVSEFLQGPQRPPHSFDMGQLLEEMQQIDQQSYRQAPQRAPDVAALALSGDWAAEFLSNADSAASPGQAGLDPADADWTREFISDVEDPGRWAEEYLEQSEEKLWLGDLGDREQDKEWTQEYQAGDELRQTANELLAKVDDPKLKNTESDVDFWEKLQQEWEEMAKRDAEAHPWLSDFDQMLSSSYDKGYQFEEDNPYMSHEDPFAEGVKRMQAGDIPGAVRLFESAVQRQPDNQLAWQYLGTCQAENEQEFAAISALRRCIELKKDNLTALMALAVSFTNESLHRQACETLRDWLRHNPKYRNILEQHEREKARERDKERERFGSLLPEALFNEVQSLFLSAAAADPTQVDPELQCGLGVLFNLSGEYDKAVDCFTAALSVTPQDYLLWNKLGATLANGNHSEEAVAAYRQALELQPGFVRSRYNLGISCVNLGAHREAVEHFLEALSLQKQAAGDGEGGAGRGPGAAATVMSDNIWSTLRMALSMMGESSLYAAADRRDLDTLMRHFCHREGETE